One Tunturibacter gelidoferens genomic region harbors:
- a CDS encoding c-type cytochrome, producing the protein MTLLRSAFILALAASYYLPASAESAKQRGAAIFVDNGCQHCHTIRKVGGIKGPDLSGVGHTLNKAQIRTQILKGGREMPSFADILKATEVNDLVAYLHSCRDKKPKEP; encoded by the coding sequence ATGACTTTGCTGCGGTCAGCGTTTATCCTGGCTCTCGCAGCTTCGTACTATCTGCCAGCATCCGCCGAGTCCGCGAAGCAGCGCGGAGCAGCAATCTTCGTGGATAATGGCTGCCAACACTGCCACACAATACGCAAGGTAGGCGGAATCAAGGGGCCTGATCTTTCCGGAGTAGGACACACACTTAACAAAGCCCAGATCCGAACGCAGATTCTCAAAGGTGGACGTGAGATGCCATCCTTCGCCGACATTCTAAAGGCGACCGAGGTGAACGATCTTGTTGCCTACCTGCACTCGTGTCGCGACAAAAAGCCCAAAGAACCATAA
- a CDS encoding sensor histidine kinase, whose product MNLLSRLHLVLRSSLFWMSCAIAALSLTASSQVPNNFGHQSWSTENGLPQNSVHQVFQSTDGFIWIATEGGLARFNGIDFKIFNHETTPAITSDDICCFAQSHTGPLWIATSNGLLQYSSGKFHRYTIANGLPTGRITNLAAADDGLILILTTDGISSFDGRRFYIIPLPSSVDPSAIVTAQDGSVWIASNSGIFQYSHGRVLPQPLGSTSTAKDIEGIGFFPDHSLWLRTGTSIAVLRSDQSRTLSISHDLPASRIQSLLSDSQGQLWIGTSKGLFMLDKVDSHPQVLPALGSNSILSLMQDEESNLWVGTETSGLQILRRQNFRTIPGLSDHPITAITQATDGAIWLGSNSDGLDRWQAGNIQHLYTRTGLVSETILALAPGEGGSMWVGTPDGLNYVKGKKIRTYTSADGLPDDLIRSLMRDDDGSLWIGTRRGLAHWQNNQFITLTQSNGLGSDLVGALLRSHAPDHDLWIGTLNGLSRLRGDNITTFTKKDGLSGDTITSLAEDPHGTLWIGTKGAGLSVMTTAGFTPLRRDDLPQTIDSILEDDRGNLWLSSSRGITRVSVSALIKCGSSSTCDPHPVSYGRADGMPTEEAIGVGHPAAWRTKEGLLWFATRKGVAVTDPSHLVENLIPPPIVIERFTADGMDIPLTGTEQNITPGRTSFAFEYAALSYLAPAKVRYRYILDGFDKRWTEAGSRRIAYYTNLPPRHYRFRVQAANNDGIWNETGAQIAFFVQPPFYRRLWFLLLILSLAAAAALLLYRLRVRVLQSRFQAVLAERTRVAREIHDTLAQSFVGVSVQLELISQFLAHTQTDAASRQIDQTRAYVREGLAEARRSIWNLRAITAPNSLPTRLAHLAEQWNQKKLNAHLNITGTYRPLPQPFEDEIFRIAQESLANAARHANATQVSADLRYDSSRLVLSISDNGSGFDTSERAPSSNGHFGIQGMHERAAQIHAQLTIESSPANGTIVMLEAPITEGKEAAINA is encoded by the coding sequence ATGAACTTGCTTTCGCGCCTCCATCTCGTCCTTCGCTCTTCCCTCTTCTGGATGTCATGCGCAATCGCAGCTCTCTCTCTCACCGCCAGCTCCCAAGTCCCTAACAACTTCGGCCATCAATCGTGGTCGACGGAGAACGGCCTCCCTCAAAACAGCGTTCATCAGGTCTTTCAATCCACAGACGGCTTCATTTGGATTGCGACCGAAGGCGGCCTGGCTCGCTTCAACGGCATCGACTTCAAAATCTTCAACCACGAAACCACTCCCGCAATTACCAGCGATGACATCTGCTGCTTTGCGCAAAGTCACACCGGCCCACTCTGGATTGCAACCTCCAACGGCCTCCTCCAATACTCGTCAGGAAAGTTTCACCGCTACACCATCGCGAATGGATTACCAACCGGTCGCATCACCAACCTAGCCGCGGCAGACGACGGCTTAATCCTGATCCTGACGACCGATGGCATCAGCAGCTTTGACGGGAGGCGTTTCTACATCATCCCCCTTCCCTCTTCCGTCGATCCATCTGCAATAGTCACCGCTCAGGACGGCAGTGTCTGGATCGCATCGAACTCTGGAATCTTTCAATATTCCCATGGCCGAGTTCTCCCACAACCGCTAGGCTCAACCTCTACGGCGAAGGATATTGAAGGCATCGGATTCTTCCCCGACCACAGCCTCTGGTTGCGCACCGGGACCAGCATCGCAGTCCTTCGAAGTGACCAAAGCCGAACCCTGTCGATAAGCCACGACCTTCCAGCTTCACGCATACAATCGTTGCTCTCCGACTCGCAAGGGCAACTATGGATAGGAACCAGCAAAGGGCTCTTCATGCTTGACAAAGTCGACAGCCATCCACAGGTCTTACCGGCCCTCGGCTCCAACAGTATCCTCTCTCTCATGCAGGATGAAGAGAGTAATCTCTGGGTGGGAACAGAAACCAGCGGCCTCCAAATCCTGAGGCGCCAAAATTTCCGCACCATTCCCGGCCTCTCCGATCACCCGATCACAGCCATCACTCAGGCAACCGACGGTGCAATATGGCTCGGCTCCAACAGCGACGGCCTCGACCGCTGGCAAGCCGGTAACATTCAACATCTTTACACCCGAACCGGCCTTGTCAGCGAAACCATCCTGGCTTTGGCTCCGGGAGAAGGCGGGAGCATGTGGGTCGGAACGCCCGATGGTCTGAACTATGTCAAGGGCAAGAAAATCCGGACCTACACCTCTGCTGACGGGCTACCTGACGATCTCATTCGGTCTCTTATGAGGGACGATGACGGCTCACTCTGGATCGGCACGCGTCGGGGCCTTGCTCACTGGCAAAACAACCAGTTCATCACTCTAACGCAATCGAACGGTCTCGGAAGCGATCTTGTAGGCGCTCTTCTCAGATCTCACGCCCCCGATCATGATCTTTGGATCGGCACCCTCAATGGACTCTCGCGCCTTCGGGGCGACAACATCACAACCTTCACAAAAAAGGATGGACTCTCTGGCGACACGATCACCTCTCTCGCCGAAGATCCGCACGGCACACTATGGATCGGAACGAAAGGGGCTGGCCTCAGCGTCATGACCACCGCCGGCTTTACACCACTGCGGCGAGACGACCTGCCCCAAACCATCGACTCCATCCTCGAAGACGACCGCGGCAACCTCTGGTTAAGCTCCAGTCGAGGCATCACCCGCGTCTCAGTTTCAGCGCTCATCAAATGCGGTTCGTCTTCAACCTGCGATCCTCATCCGGTCTCTTATGGCCGCGCCGATGGCATGCCAACCGAGGAAGCCATCGGCGTGGGTCATCCCGCTGCATGGAGGACCAAGGAAGGGCTCCTCTGGTTCGCCACCCGCAAAGGGGTCGCCGTCACCGATCCCAGTCACCTCGTAGAAAATCTCATCCCTCCCCCGATCGTCATCGAACGCTTCACTGCAGATGGTATGGACATTCCCCTGACAGGCACCGAACAAAACATCACTCCTGGCCGTACCAGCTTCGCGTTTGAATACGCCGCTCTCAGTTACCTAGCTCCCGCAAAGGTCCGCTATCGTTACATTCTCGATGGCTTCGATAAGCGATGGACCGAAGCCGGTTCCCGCCGCATCGCCTACTATACCAATCTCCCTCCGCGCCACTATCGCTTTCGCGTACAAGCCGCCAACAACGACGGCATATGGAATGAAACCGGAGCGCAGATTGCCTTCTTTGTGCAGCCTCCTTTCTATCGCAGACTCTGGTTTCTCCTGCTGATCCTTAGTCTCGCCGCCGCCGCTGCGCTCCTCCTCTACCGCCTCCGCGTCCGCGTTCTTCAATCACGGTTCCAGGCAGTTCTCGCAGAGCGAACTCGCGTCGCACGAGAAATTCACGACACCCTAGCTCAAAGCTTCGTCGGCGTCTCCGTGCAGCTCGAGCTCATCTCCCAGTTTCTCGCCCACACTCAAACTGACGCAGCGAGCAGACAGATCGACCAGACTCGGGCCTACGTCCGAGAGGGCCTTGCCGAAGCTCGCCGAAGCATCTGGAATCTTCGTGCTATTACCGCGCCAAACAGCTTGCCCACCCGTCTCGCCCACCTGGCTGAACAGTGGAATCAAAAAAAACTCAACGCCCACCTCAACATAACCGGCACTTACCGCCCTCTCCCCCAGCCCTTTGAAGACGAGATCTTCCGCATCGCTCAGGAGTCTTTGGCAAACGCAGCCCGCCACGCAAATGCAACTCAGGTCTCCGCCGATCTTCGCTACGATTCCTCTCGATTAGTATTAAGCATCTCCGACAATGGCAGCGGATTCGATACATCGGAAAGAGCTCCTTCATCAAACGGCCACTTTGGCATCCAGGGCATGCACGAACGCGCGGCTCAGATTCATGCTCAACTAACGATTGAAAGCTCTCCGGCAAACGGCACCATAGTCATGCTCGAAGCGCCCATCACAGAAGGAAAAGAGGCAGCAATCAATGCCTGA
- a CDS encoding Ig-like domain repeat protein, producing the protein MRTQLAGMFVLLALGGIVTSAYASPVTLPGVTAIGSTSAVQTVAVVVTAGGQLGKVSALTGGVPNLDFAIAGAGTCLTGSALVVGQTCSFPVTFSPKYPGQHIGAVALFDASGLPLGSTWLVATGSGPLALFVPGIINTVAGDESWIYRGDGQPATSSPIFLPFGVAVDPAGNMFIADSSNNRIRRVDAGSQLMSTYAGNGSAGNSGDGGPATLASLSLPTSVALDGAGNLYFADSNNHAIRMVTAATGVITTVAGVLGVQGYSGDGALAIHAHLDTPDSVAIDPVNGYLYIADSGNNVIRRVNLSTGIISAFAGNHTPAYAGDGGQAVSASLNGPWSATVGPDGQIYIADQNNHSIRKVALDGTITTIAGNGTSGFSGDGGAASAAVMDSPAATAIDAAGNIYIADAGNNRVRKVNAVTGEIDTVVGSNLESFSGDGGPANAAGMYGPYGMALDGSGNLYVSDVFHNRIRLVKSINAVLNFPTIRVQRVSSTQDEELENDGNAPLNISDLNAGVNTQLDPVATTCSTSVAMTSALNCIIGAQFAPTTIGNTVTGVITVTSDSPNSPQTLTLSGKVLTLDPSTITLNTIGSPSATGALVTFTVAVTSTGVTPTGIVTFLDGSTTIGTATLNSAGVALFPTQSLASGTHIITASYAGDSNTAPGTSLSVTQIVKDGTSVSLTSSLNPSSPQVSVTFAALVVGTSGIPTGSVTFFDGGVRLGTVNLNAAGAASFSTSTLSVGTHHITASYSGDANSIASTSPTLNQVVVASSTATTLITSNPDVSFGTAVTFTASVTGSGSVTPTGTISVQDGTTVLGTLTLDIHGAAALTLSTLSVGSHSIRAVYGGDANNGASSSAAVQETIEQIATTTAVTSNASTAPAGSNIQLTATITPASSIPSSPITGTVTFMDGGTTLGAATVTGGSVTITLNSLAVGQHSILAIYSGSSIYAGSISSTIVQKVQQAVTSGTLIASANPSIAGKSDALTVSITSNGGVPTGVVTFMDGTTVLGTAALNAQGVASFTVPSFSTGAHAITAVYGGDNNNLGTTPALTLIVQQATTGVVLSTSGSPSTAGLPITLSATVTGNGSAPTGSVTFYDGTAAVGTSPINAAGLGTISLSSLTVGSHSLTANYSGDAYNGTSVSPAITQVVVKASTTTALTASASTTPVGAPVTFTATVTGSSGALGGTVQFMDGSTVIGSPSLTANGTAVLSTSTLIVGQHIITAVYLGDTNDASSTSAGLTHIVSPVTGVALASSQNPVSAGANVTFTAAVGSSEPAPTGVVTFHDGSATLAAVTLNAAGVAVFNTTSLALGTHLITASYGGDTNNNAALSSTLSQLVQRATTQTSMAVSAVTSTVNSTETLTVTVTGSGGIPGGLVTFLDGTTVIGTANLSANGSASLSVSNLSLGQHTLSASYSGDTNDAASSSTPQTIMVNKGAPSLTLVSSSNPSVAGLPVVFTANLSGTTVAPTGSVTFTDGTTVLGSSPIAANGSANFSTSGLSVGQHTIVATYIGDANNSAAASPGVLETIQQSTSAVTLNSNKNPALLGDAVTFAMTVSGTGAQPTGTVILRDGANRIGTTGIDANGLATLTVSNLSIGAHTLIATYNGDGSHPGSASGPLLQTILQPTASSLVSSSNPSLSGTSVTFTTVVAGGGGSPVTGTVVFRDGTAVLGTSIVAASGTSTFTTNALSPGQHSIVATYSGDSVSQTSSSPVLVQTVQNSNTTTVLTTSGTPSVAGAPLILTAQVTGKGAAPTGAVSFEDGTTVVGTASVGVNGIATLTTSSLAAGQHILLAIYQGDSDTLTSTSNPVLQNIEQRTVVTLTAVSSLGTISGTSSGPSLIGNPITFTVSVTGSSTNPPTGLVTLSDGSAILGTSSVSSLGIATFTISTLALGPHTLAASYAGDAQNFPGTSPALTEVVQLHTSKATLTISSSPVVENKPFTLVATLQGDAAVPPSGTVVFSSGGTTLGSATLNASGIATLTTSLGLGTYTPIATYQGDSQYLGSVSSAVSLTVIQATNFTIALNPPTMQLKTTQHNTIQLTLTSIQNFTDVLSLGCVGLPRAATCTFTSDQVSLDANGHQTISLTIDTGSPLTAGSVAKADGPSAGGIALCFLPGGLILGLSLVRSRRANKMLSGLLLALLFTGAMAISGCGGLDVHGTPAGTYIFNVTAIGAKTTATQSAPMTLTVTQ; encoded by the coding sequence ATGCGGACGCAGTTGGCAGGGATGTTTGTTCTTCTGGCGTTGGGTGGCATCGTGACATCCGCCTATGCCTCGCCCGTGACATTGCCCGGGGTGACGGCTATTGGAAGTACCTCCGCTGTTCAGACGGTTGCTGTTGTCGTGACAGCGGGTGGCCAGCTCGGCAAGGTCAGCGCGCTTACGGGCGGAGTCCCCAATCTTGATTTTGCTATTGCGGGAGCGGGCACCTGTTTGACGGGAAGCGCGCTCGTTGTGGGTCAGACGTGCAGCTTCCCGGTGACGTTCAGTCCAAAATACCCTGGCCAGCATATAGGTGCGGTGGCTCTGTTCGATGCGTCTGGACTGCCGCTGGGAAGTACGTGGCTAGTGGCGACGGGAAGTGGACCACTTGCATTATTTGTTCCCGGCATTATCAACACGGTGGCCGGAGATGAATCATGGATCTACCGTGGAGATGGCCAGCCTGCTACGTCTTCGCCGATCTTTCTTCCGTTCGGAGTGGCGGTCGATCCGGCTGGAAATATGTTCATCGCTGATTCGAGCAATAATCGCATTCGGCGAGTAGATGCTGGCTCGCAGCTGATGTCCACGTACGCCGGAAACGGCAGCGCAGGCAATAGCGGCGATGGAGGGCCGGCTACACTGGCTTCGCTTAGCCTGCCGACCTCGGTTGCATTAGATGGTGCGGGCAATCTCTACTTTGCCGATAGCAATAATCATGCGATTCGTATGGTCACTGCGGCTACGGGAGTGATCACGACGGTGGCCGGGGTACTGGGGGTGCAGGGATACTCAGGAGACGGCGCCCTCGCGATTCATGCTCATCTGGATACGCCAGATTCGGTGGCGATCGATCCGGTGAATGGCTATCTCTACATTGCGGATAGCGGAAACAATGTGATCCGACGCGTCAATCTTTCTACCGGGATCATCTCTGCGTTTGCGGGCAACCATACGCCGGCTTACGCAGGCGATGGGGGACAGGCAGTTAGTGCGAGTCTGAACGGACCGTGGAGTGCGACGGTTGGTCCTGACGGTCAAATTTACATCGCCGATCAGAACAACCACAGCATTCGCAAGGTCGCGCTCGACGGGACGATTACGACGATTGCAGGGAATGGAACCTCTGGGTTTTCTGGCGATGGAGGGGCGGCGAGCGCTGCTGTGATGGATAGTCCGGCGGCGACGGCGATCGATGCTGCAGGCAATATTTACATTGCGGACGCAGGCAACAACAGGGTTCGTAAGGTGAACGCTGTTACAGGTGAGATCGATACTGTCGTCGGTAGCAATCTGGAGTCTTTTAGTGGCGACGGTGGTCCTGCGAACGCGGCGGGCATGTATGGTCCCTATGGAATGGCGCTCGACGGATCGGGGAATCTTTATGTCAGCGACGTGTTCCACAATCGGATACGTCTGGTCAAGAGCATCAACGCAGTCTTGAATTTTCCGACAATCCGGGTACAGCGTGTCTCGAGCACACAGGATGAGGAGCTCGAGAATGATGGAAACGCTCCGCTCAACATCTCTGATCTGAATGCCGGGGTGAACACGCAGCTGGATCCTGTCGCCACAACCTGCTCGACCAGCGTGGCGATGACTTCGGCTTTGAACTGCATCATCGGCGCGCAGTTTGCACCGACGACAATCGGTAATACGGTGACGGGAGTAATCACTGTTACGTCTGACTCGCCGAACAGTCCGCAGACGTTGACGCTGAGCGGCAAGGTGCTCACGCTCGACCCCTCGACGATTACTTTGAACACGATCGGCTCTCCGTCTGCTACTGGAGCGCTTGTTACGTTTACCGTTGCTGTGACGAGTACCGGAGTGACGCCGACGGGCATCGTTACTTTTCTGGATGGAAGCACGACCATCGGGACCGCCACGCTGAACAGTGCGGGGGTAGCACTGTTTCCGACGCAGTCTCTCGCGAGCGGGACACACATCATTACCGCTAGCTATGCGGGCGATTCCAATACCGCGCCAGGTACTTCTTTGTCTGTGACTCAGATTGTGAAGGATGGAACATCCGTCTCGCTGACGTCGAGCCTGAATCCTTCGTCTCCTCAAGTCAGTGTGACTTTTGCTGCGCTTGTCGTGGGAACCTCGGGAATTCCAACTGGGAGTGTGACTTTTTTCGACGGGGGAGTTCGCCTGGGGACAGTCAATCTGAATGCTGCAGGTGCGGCTAGCTTTAGTACGTCGACGCTCAGCGTTGGAACCCATCACATAACAGCGAGCTACAGTGGGGATGCAAATTCAATTGCAAGTACGTCGCCCACGCTCAATCAGGTTGTGGTCGCTTCTTCGACTGCGACCACACTGATTACCAGCAACCCGGATGTCTCGTTTGGGACTGCTGTTACATTTACGGCGAGCGTGACAGGGAGCGGTTCTGTAACACCAACGGGAACGATTTCGGTTCAGGATGGCACAACGGTTCTGGGTACGCTGACTTTGGACATTCACGGCGCGGCTGCTCTTACTCTTTCTACCCTGTCCGTTGGATCGCACTCGATTCGTGCTGTGTATGGAGGCGATGCCAACAATGGCGCGAGCTCTTCTGCGGCGGTACAAGAGACCATCGAACAGATTGCCACTACGACGGCAGTTACCTCAAACGCCAGTACGGCTCCAGCCGGATCGAATATTCAACTGACTGCGACGATCACACCGGCGTCGTCGATACCCTCAAGCCCGATCACAGGAACCGTGACGTTTATGGATGGGGGGACGACACTTGGTGCGGCGACGGTCACTGGTGGTTCTGTGACGATTACCTTGAACTCGCTGGCTGTTGGACAACACTCGATTCTTGCGATCTACAGCGGGTCGTCAATCTATGCTGGAAGTATCTCCTCTACGATCGTGCAAAAGGTGCAGCAGGCGGTCACGTCGGGCACGCTGATTGCGTCTGCCAACCCTTCTATCGCGGGCAAGAGTGACGCACTCACGGTTTCGATCACGAGCAATGGAGGCGTTCCTACGGGTGTCGTGACGTTTATGGATGGCACGACGGTGCTTGGCACGGCGGCTCTGAATGCGCAGGGTGTCGCGAGCTTTACGGTGCCTTCCTTTTCCACTGGGGCTCACGCGATCACTGCCGTCTACGGAGGGGATAACAACAATCTTGGAACGACGCCTGCTCTGACTTTGATTGTTCAACAGGCGACCACCGGAGTCGTGCTTTCGACTTCAGGAAGTCCGTCAACTGCGGGGTTGCCGATCACGTTGAGTGCGACGGTTACCGGGAATGGGTCCGCTCCGACGGGCTCGGTGACCTTTTACGATGGCACGGCCGCAGTTGGTACGAGCCCGATCAACGCCGCCGGTCTGGGTACGATCTCTTTGTCTTCGCTTACCGTAGGATCTCATTCGTTGACCGCCAACTACTCTGGAGATGCGTATAACGGAACCAGCGTGTCGCCGGCGATTACGCAGGTTGTCGTGAAAGCCTCGACCACCACTGCACTGACTGCAAGCGCTTCGACGACACCGGTGGGCGCTCCGGTGACGTTCACCGCGACTGTGACTGGTAGTTCGGGAGCGTTGGGTGGAACCGTGCAGTTTATGGACGGTTCGACTGTGATCGGCAGTCCTTCACTGACGGCGAACGGAACGGCGGTGCTGAGCACCTCGACGCTGATTGTCGGACAGCACATTATCACTGCTGTTTATCTTGGTGATACGAACGATGCGAGCAGTACGTCGGCGGGCCTGACCCACATCGTTTCGCCGGTCACAGGTGTTGCCCTTGCATCGAGTCAGAATCCAGTAAGTGCCGGCGCCAATGTGACCTTTACGGCAGCCGTTGGGAGCTCGGAACCAGCGCCGACCGGAGTAGTTACCTTCCATGATGGATCTGCTACTTTAGCCGCGGTCACGCTGAATGCTGCGGGCGTTGCGGTATTCAATACGACAAGTCTGGCTCTTGGCACGCACCTGATCACCGCGTCTTACGGTGGAGATACGAACAATAATGCAGCGCTCTCGTCGACGCTGAGTCAGTTGGTGCAGCGCGCTACAACTCAGACTTCGATGGCGGTCAGCGCGGTCACCTCGACGGTGAACTCTACGGAGACCTTGACCGTCACGGTTACAGGATCGGGCGGTATACCAGGTGGGCTAGTGACGTTCCTCGACGGCACAACCGTTATCGGGACTGCGAATCTTAGCGCGAACGGATCTGCGAGCCTCTCCGTCTCGAATCTTTCTCTAGGACAACACACTCTGTCAGCCAGCTACAGCGGAGACACGAATGATGCCGCCTCGTCCTCGACACCTCAAACCATCATGGTGAACAAAGGTGCACCGAGTCTTACCCTGGTCTCAAGCAGCAACCCCTCAGTAGCCGGGCTTCCGGTTGTCTTTACTGCCAACCTGAGCGGGACTACCGTTGCTCCGACCGGCAGCGTTACGTTTACTGATGGCACGACAGTGCTTGGGTCTTCGCCAATTGCAGCGAATGGCAGCGCGAACTTCTCGACTTCCGGTCTCTCGGTGGGACAACATACGATCGTAGCGACATACATTGGCGATGCCAATAACAGTGCGGCTGCCTCTCCCGGAGTTCTCGAGACAATTCAACAGTCGACGAGCGCGGTCACGCTCAACAGCAATAAAAATCCTGCGCTTCTTGGGGACGCGGTTACATTTGCGATGACGGTGAGCGGTACTGGAGCTCAACCAACCGGCACAGTGATCCTCCGGGACGGAGCTAACAGAATCGGTACGACTGGGATCGACGCGAACGGTCTGGCTACCCTCACCGTCTCCAACTTATCGATTGGCGCGCATACGCTGATTGCGACGTATAACGGCGATGGGAGTCATCCTGGCAGCGCGTCGGGACCTCTGCTCCAGACGATTCTGCAACCTACGGCCAGTTCTCTTGTTTCGAGCAGCAATCCATCTTTGTCGGGTACTTCAGTGACGTTCACGACCGTGGTGGCGGGCGGTGGTGGCTCTCCTGTTACTGGCACTGTCGTGTTCCGTGATGGGACGGCTGTTCTCGGGACCAGCATTGTGGCGGCGTCGGGGACGTCGACATTTACAACGAATGCCCTGAGTCCCGGACAACACTCGATTGTTGCGACGTACAGCGGCGACAGCGTGAGTCAGACGAGCAGCAGTCCGGTGCTGGTCCAGACTGTGCAGAACAGTAACACGACGACGGTGCTTACTACCTCGGGCACTCCATCGGTTGCGGGCGCTCCCCTCATTCTTACCGCGCAGGTGACTGGAAAGGGTGCGGCGCCCACAGGTGCAGTTAGCTTCGAAGACGGGACCACGGTTGTCGGAACCGCTTCCGTTGGGGTCAATGGCATTGCAACTCTTACGACATCCTCTCTTGCCGCTGGTCAGCATATATTGCTCGCAATCTATCAGGGCGACAGCGATACTTTGACCAGCACCTCTAATCCCGTGTTACAGAACATCGAACAGCGCACCGTGGTCACGCTCACTGCGGTTAGCAGCCTGGGTACGATCAGCGGGACAAGCTCAGGCCCTTCTCTGATTGGCAACCCGATTACGTTTACCGTTTCGGTGACCGGCAGCAGCACGAACCCACCCACCGGGTTGGTTACGTTGTCGGATGGGTCCGCTATTTTAGGGACGTCGAGTGTTAGCAGTTTGGGGATCGCAACATTTACTATTTCGACGCTTGCACTCGGGCCGCACACGCTGGCTGCAAGTTACGCCGGAGACGCGCAAAACTTTCCGGGGACCTCTCCGGCGCTGACTGAAGTGGTGCAGCTGCATACTTCAAAGGCAACTCTGACGATCTCTTCGAGCCCGGTCGTTGAGAATAAGCCCTTTACTCTGGTGGCGACATTACAAGGCGATGCCGCGGTTCCGCCATCGGGTACGGTGGTGTTCAGTTCGGGGGGCACAACGCTTGGCAGTGCGACCCTGAATGCTTCCGGCATAGCTACACTGACTACCAGTCTGGGGTTGGGGACCTACACTCCGATCGCTACCTATCAAGGTGACTCGCAGTATTTGGGTTCCGTGTCGAGTGCTGTGTCTTTGACGGTGATTCAGGCGACCAACTTCACGATTGCTTTGAATCCTCCGACGATGCAGTTGAAGACCACGCAACACAACACGATTCAGTTGACGCTGACTTCGATCCAGAACTTCACCGATGTCTTGTCGCTGGGATGTGTGGGCCTGCCGCGAGCAGCTACCTGCACGTTTACTTCGGATCAAGTGTCGCTTGATGCGAACGGCCACCAGACGATTAGCCTGACGATTGATACCGGTTCTCCGCTGACTGCGGGGAGTGTTGCAAAAGCGGACGGGCCCTCGGCCGGCGGAATTGCGCTCTGTTTTCTGCCAGGCGGGCTTATCCTCGGGCTGTCGCTTGTACGGTCACGACGTGCGAACAAGATGCTGAGTGGACTTCTGCTCGCATTGCTCTTTACTGGAGCGATGGCGATCTCCGGCTGCGGCGGACTCGATGTGCATGGCACTCCTGCCGGGACCTACATCTTCAATGTAACTGCCATCGGCGCTAAGACGACGGCGACACAGTCTGCTCCGATGACTTTGACGGTGACCCAGTGA
- a CDS encoding response regulator transcription factor, giving the protein MPERIRILVVDDHHVVRQGLVALLNIIPDIEVVGQASDGIQAIELYRTLQPDITLMDLQLPNLGGVDAILQIRADNPAARFIVLTTFDGDEDIFRSLQAGAKAYLLKGMTVDELLSTIQAVHSGRTLISPAIAEKLAERMSTQALTNRELRVLERIVAGRANKEIASDLKISEATVKSHINSLLGKLGVSDRTHAATVALQRGIVHLK; this is encoded by the coding sequence ATGCCTGAACGTATTCGTATCCTGGTAGTGGATGATCATCACGTCGTTCGTCAGGGACTCGTTGCGCTACTCAACATCATCCCCGACATAGAAGTGGTAGGCCAAGCCAGTGACGGCATTCAGGCGATCGAACTCTACCGCACTCTACAACCCGACATCACCCTGATGGATCTGCAGCTTCCAAACCTCGGCGGAGTCGATGCCATTCTGCAGATTCGCGCCGACAATCCCGCCGCAAGATTCATTGTGCTCACCACCTTCGACGGAGACGAAGACATCTTCCGCTCCCTCCAGGCCGGCGCAAAAGCATATCTGCTCAAAGGAATGACCGTCGACGAACTCCTCTCAACCATTCAAGCAGTTCACAGCGGAAGAACCCTCATCTCTCCCGCCATCGCAGAAAAGCTCGCCGAAAGAATGAGCACTCAAGCCCTTACCAACCGCGAACTCAGAGTTCTGGAGCGCATCGTGGCAGGCCGCGCAAACAAGGAGATCGCCTCCGATCTAAAGATCAGCGAAGCTACCGTCAAGTCCCACATCAATAGTCTGCTCGGCAAACTTGGCGTCAGCGATCGCACTCACGCCGCAACCGTCGCTCTCCAACGAGGTATCGTACATCTCAAATGA
- a CDS encoding DUF962 domain-containing protein, producing the protein MRSREYGVAMLGGRSWESWIAEYSESHQHPLNRLTHTFGIPIIMLSLPVLVATLVWHRLLWVGVGLFCFGWLLQFVGHAIEGKPPEFLKDWRFLLVGSRWWAAKMRGKA; encoded by the coding sequence ATGAGGAGCCGAGAGTATGGTGTCGCCATGCTTGGCGGACGAAGTTGGGAGAGTTGGATCGCGGAGTATTCGGAGAGCCATCAGCATCCGCTGAACCGGCTGACGCATACGTTTGGGATTCCGATTATTATGTTGTCGCTGCCGGTGCTGGTGGCGACGCTTGTGTGGCACCGATTGCTGTGGGTGGGGGTCGGACTGTTTTGCTTTGGGTGGCTGCTGCAGTTTGTGGGGCACGCGATTGAAGGGAAGCCGCCGGAGTTTTTGAAGGACTGGCGATTTCTGCTGGTGGGGTCGCGCTGGTGGGCAGCGAAGATGCGTGGGAAGGCCTAG